Proteins encoded by one window of Cannabis sativa cultivar Pink pepper isolate KNU-18-1 chromosome 4, ASM2916894v1, whole genome shotgun sequence:
- the LOC115714774 gene encoding protein COBRA: MIVKMYWNRAIFLHCLFSLAISSLSFHQINGYDWRDPLGNITIRWDIISPTPDGYVAVVNITNYQKYRKVDAPGWKLSWRWAHKEIIWTTIGARVADQGNCRRFKKNVPTSCAKAPTIFDLTANDDEVKQNQKIDGCCKGGVLLSRVQSYHNSTTAFQIAVGGEGSSNITWRLPTNYTFRTPHGAYSCSRARVVPNTRFISADRRRITQAMKTWKVECSYKPPSQFKDVPNQCCVSLSSALGVNTSCPICSCSCPNQNHSCSTKRHDRLVSKIECTKHMCPVNINWQVINHQRKVRVTISNLNYAKNYQDWIMLAEHPAFDNSTTLLHANHKFLSPKSYSNKMEVVWGRRGYNDALTPFGKKGSSIKMVMVFKRYKAGHHDRVATADWKNPPDAIFFNGDLCVIPNTTQF; the protein is encoded by the exons ATGATAGTAAAGATGTACTGGAACAGAGCTATTTTTCTTCATTGTCTTTTCTCTTTGGCCATTTCTTCACTATCTTTCCACCAAATCAACGGCTACGATTGGCGAGATCCTCTCGGCAACATCACCATCCGTTGGGACATTATCTCACCCACTCCAGACGGCTACGTG GCAGTGGTTAATATCACCAATTACCAGAAGTATCGGAAGGTGGATGCACCCGGTTGGAAGCTGAGCTGGAGGTGGGCCCACAAAGAGATCATATGGACAACTATCGGGGCTCGCGTAGCGGATCAAGGCAACTGTAGGCGGTTCAAGAAGAATGTGCCAACTTCGTGTGCTAAGGCACCCACAATTTTTGATCTGACGGCTAATGATGATGAGGTTAAACAGAATCAGAAGATCGACGGTTGTTGTAAGGGAGGGGTTCTACTCTCCCGAGTCCAGAGCTACCATAACTCAACGACGGCGTTTCAGATAGCCGTGGGTGGCGAGGGTAGTAGCAACATCACTTGGCGCCTCCCCACCAACTACACATTTAGGACGCCACATGGCGCCTATTCCTGCTCACGTGCCCGTGTTGTGCCTAACACCAGATTCATCAGTGCTGACCGAAGGCGGATCACCCAAGCCATGA AGACTTGGAAGGTGGAATGCAGCTACAAACCACCCTCCCAATTCAAGGACGTGCCAAATCAGTGTTGTGTCTCTTTATCCTCTGCTCTTGGGGTCAACACTTCTTGCCCAATTTGTTCATGCAGCTGCCCAAATCAGAATCATTCATGCTCTAC AAAAAGGCATGATAGATTAGTGTCGAAAATAGAGTGTACGAAACACATGTGCCCTGTAAACATCAACTGGCAAGTGATAAATCATCAAAGAAAGGTTCGAGTCACCATATCCAATCTAAATTACGCCAAAAACTATCAAGATTGGATCATGTTGGCTGAGCATCCAGCTTTTGATAACTCTACAACACTCCTTCATGCTAATCATAAGTTCTTATCCCCTAAGTCTTACA GTAACAAAATGGAGGTAGTATGGGGAAGGAGAGGCTACAATGATGCATTGACACCATTTGGGAAGAAGGGTTCAAGCATTAAGATGGTTATGGTTTTCAAAAGGTACAAAGCTGGTCATCATGATCGCGTAGCAACGGCAGATTGGAAGAATCCTCCAGATGCAATCTTTTTTAATGGGGATCTCTGTGTAATCCCTAATACCACTCAATTCTAG